From Proteiniborus sp. MB09-C3, the proteins below share one genomic window:
- a CDS encoding GNAT family N-acetyltransferase: protein MIKELNLKNIEMAKCILELQKASYKVEAEIIDFYEIPPLEDTIISLQECDETFYGYYINDILAGIISYKIIDNVLDIHRVAVHPSFFRRGIAGKLISFVEEVNGSINKIVVCTGKKNLPAINLYIKNGYQRVRDKEISRDIYLTELEKILEI from the coding sequence ATGATTAAAGAGCTAAATCTGAAAAATATAGAAATGGCAAAGTGCATATTAGAATTACAGAAAGCTTCATATAAAGTCGAAGCCGAGATTATAGATTTTTATGAAATACCACCGTTAGAGGACACAATAATTAGCTTGCAGGAATGTGATGAGACTTTTTATGGATACTATATTAATGACATTTTGGCAGGTATAATTTCATATAAAATTATTGACAATGTTTTAGATATACATCGGGTTGCAGTACATCCTAGCTTTTTTAGAAGAGGAATTGCAGGAAAACTGATTAGTTTTGTAGAAGAAGTTAATGGTAGCATAAATAAAATAGTAGTATGCACTGGAAAGAAAAACCTGCCTGCTATTAACCTATATATAAAAAATGGATATCAAAGAGTAAGGGATAAAGAAATAAGTAGAGACATTTATTTAACTGAGTTAGAAAAAATACTTGAAATCTAA
- a CDS encoding DUF1667 domain-containing protein, with protein METICIVCPIGCRLTIIKDDTIPAGYVVSGNQCKRGERYGILEMTNPTRVITSTIKINNAHLKRLPVKTNGAIPKDMNFKCMELINSLEVQAPVKVKQVIVKDILGTGIDLVASRSME; from the coding sequence ATGGAAACTATTTGCATTGTTTGTCCTATAGGATGTCGTCTAACTATTATTAAAGACGATACAATTCCTGCTGGATATGTAGTTAGTGGGAATCAATGCAAAAGAGGAGAGCGCTATGGAATACTTGAAATGACAAATCCTACTAGGGTAATTACTTCAACTATAAAGATTAACAATGCACATCTAAAAAGATTGCCTGTAAAGACTAATGGCGCAATACCGAAGGATATGAATTTTAAATGTATGGAACTCATAAATTCCCTTGAAGTCCAAGCACCAGTAAAGGTAAAACAAGTTATTGTAAAGGATATATTAGGAACAGGAATAGACTTAGTGGCTTCAAGGAGTATGGAATAA
- a CDS encoding APH(3') family aminoglycoside O-phosphotransferase, with translation MSFLNNFYPQDLGKLLAGMNCEKNHVGCSTAGVYRYYNERISYYLKIQPASHGLEKEHEIIGWLQNRLPVPKIIYFNSYNGFDYMLMTEIDGEILCSDNLISKPEETVKLLADGIKMIKSIPIDDCPFDNRFEVKLKEALYNIENDLVDMSDWEKNNRYNTPQGLLEYLKNNKPKTYTPAFTHGDYCLPNILCKDGKVNGFIDLGRSGIADIYQDIALCVRSLKHNFGTDKYTDLFFEHLEIKPDWERIDYYILLDELF, from the coding sequence ATGAGCTTTTTAAATAATTTTTATCCACAAGATTTAGGTAAGCTCCTAGCTGGAATGAACTGCGAGAAAAACCATGTTGGTTGTTCAACGGCAGGAGTATATAGGTATTATAACGAAAGAATTTCATACTATTTGAAGATTCAACCTGCTTCACATGGACTTGAAAAAGAGCACGAAATAATAGGCTGGCTGCAAAATAGATTGCCAGTTCCTAAAATAATATATTTTAATTCCTATAATGGTTTTGACTATATGCTTATGACTGAAATTGATGGAGAAATACTTTGTTCAGACAATTTAATATCTAAACCAGAGGAAACTGTTAAGCTATTAGCCGATGGAATAAAAATGATTAAGTCTATTCCAATTGATGACTGCCCTTTTGATAATAGATTTGAAGTAAAGCTAAAGGAAGCGTTGTATAATATAGAAAATGATCTCGTAGATATGTCTGATTGGGAGAAAAACAACAGATATAATACTCCTCAGGGGTTACTTGAGTACTTGAAGAACAATAAACCTAAAACCTATACACCTGCATTTACTCATGGAGATTATTGCCTTCCTAATATTCTCTGTAAGGATGGTAAAGTTAACGGCTTTATTGATTTAGGACGAAGTGGAATAGCCGATATATACCAAGATATAGCCTTATGCGTCAGGTCTTTGAAGCATAACTTTGGAACAGATAAGTATACTGATTTATTCTTTGAGCACTTAGAGATAAAACCAGATTGGGAAAGAATAGATTATTATATACTTCTTGATGAACTGTTCTAG
- a CDS encoding TIGR01212 family radical SAM protein (This family includes YhcC from E. coli K-12, an uncharacterized radical SAM protein.), whose amino-acid sequence MMWGDKRYRSFNYEMKKTFKSKVIKLSLDGGFTCPNRDGTLGKRGCIFCGEEGSGEFAASRCLDIREQIESQKKLLSKKWDTGKYIAYFQNFTNTYSTYEDLKQKYYSAISQEGVVGLAIATRPDCLSENVMDLLEEINKKTFFWVELGLQTIHERTAKFIRRGYSLDCYDEAVRQLNKRNIKVATHLIFGLPNESREDILSSVKYVAATNTWGVKFHLLYIQKGTDLYESFKKSPFHILSKEEYISLIVDGIEYLPPDMVIHRLTGDGKRTLLVEPLWSLDKLRVLSEIDMELRRRDSYQGIKKVY is encoded by the coding sequence ATGATGTGGGGAGATAAAAGATATCGATCATTTAACTATGAAATGAAAAAAACATTTAAGTCTAAGGTAATAAAGCTGTCCTTAGATGGTGGATTCACTTGTCCCAATAGGGATGGAACTTTAGGCAAAAGAGGCTGTATATTTTGTGGAGAAGAAGGCTCAGGAGAGTTTGCCGCTTCTCGGTGTTTAGATATCAGAGAGCAGATTGAGAGCCAAAAAAAGCTTTTATCGAAAAAGTGGGATACCGGAAAGTATATTGCCTATTTTCAGAACTTTACCAATACCTATTCTACCTATGAAGACCTGAAACAAAAATACTATTCTGCCATATCTCAAGAAGGAGTAGTAGGTCTAGCTATAGCTACAAGACCAGATTGCTTGTCTGAAAATGTAATGGATTTATTAGAAGAGATTAATAAAAAGACTTTCTTTTGGGTTGAGCTTGGACTACAAACTATACATGAGAGAACGGCTAAGTTTATTAGAAGAGGCTACTCTTTAGATTGCTACGATGAAGCTGTCAGGCAGCTTAATAAAAGAAACATAAAAGTAGCTACTCATCTGATATTTGGATTACCTAATGAGTCAAGAGAAGATATATTATCTTCCGTAAAGTACGTAGCTGCTACGAATACCTGGGGTGTAAAATTTCATCTACTTTATATACAAAAAGGCACAGACCTCTATGAAAGCTTTAAAAAATCGCCCTTTCACATATTATCTAAAGAGGAGTATATATCTTTAATTGTAGATGGCATAGAGTACCTACCTCCAGACATGGTTATCCATAGACTAACTGGTGATGGAAAGAGAACTTTATTGGTGGAGCCACTATGGAGCTTAGATAAGCTTAGAGTATTGTCCGAGATTGATATGGAGCTCAGAAGGAGAGACAGCTATCAGGGAATAAAGAAAGTATATTAA
- a CDS encoding DUF4179 domain-containing protein, translating into MKEIEKILSGKKADIDKLQVPEELESRLYKALENSSPSKVKKKNWKAVVAAACVAFLLIGYNFNALAYYGKKLLGYDQIMNGTLRQLNELGKGQPIGKSYTFKNGLSVTLDGIMVDENQLLAFYTIKDPKGEIDKAKNTNMLFIKGFIKEYSSQGGQGEMNVEKTEIKWVHSFEKPSIFEKTLHLKMYLVEDNKMEEGDISFRIDPNKAMGHTLKQSINKTIKAGDTKIHLESIVASPTKTVLHGKIQNIIELAIDQILGERLRPKDIDIKLIANGQEIDYQGGGMTTDNKGIRFHSEYDALPEDLESIQLFVKSFSVDKDVNKKIEINEDLNKQEFEVLGQNIELNKIYELDGSTYITITTSDDVILTKVGLIVDGERVSLKETINSNIDKLKDRGIMHTRTLHFPKTGNKYQLSIEKMTYTEPYNKTIDIPLD; encoded by the coding sequence ATGAAAGAAATTGAAAAGATTCTTAGTGGAAAGAAAGCTGATATAGATAAATTACAGGTACCAGAAGAATTAGAGTCAAGACTATATAAAGCATTAGAAAATAGCTCACCCTCCAAAGTGAAGAAGAAAAACTGGAAGGCAGTAGTTGCAGCCGCCTGTGTTGCATTTTTACTAATAGGATATAACTTTAATGCTCTAGCATACTATGGGAAAAAGCTTCTTGGATATGATCAAATAATGAATGGAACTCTAAGACAGTTAAATGAACTAGGAAAGGGTCAGCCCATAGGGAAAAGCTATACCTTCAAAAATGGTCTATCTGTGACATTGGATGGAATAATGGTTGATGAAAATCAGCTTTTAGCCTTCTATACGATTAAAGATCCAAAGGGTGAAATTGACAAGGCTAAGAATACTAACATGTTATTTATTAAAGGATTTATTAAGGAATATAGTTCTCAGGGCGGACAAGGGGAAATGAATGTTGAAAAAACGGAAATAAAATGGGTTCATAGCTTTGAAAAACCCTCCATATTCGAAAAAACTCTACATTTAAAGATGTATTTAGTGGAAGACAATAAAATGGAAGAAGGAGATATTAGCTTTAGAATCGATCCAAACAAGGCAATGGGACACACATTGAAGCAAAGCATTAATAAAACGATTAAAGCTGGGGACACCAAAATTCATTTAGAATCAATTGTAGCTTCTCCTACAAAAACTGTCTTACATGGAAAGATACAAAATATTATAGAATTAGCTATTGATCAAATACTGGGGGAAAGACTTCGTCCTAAAGATATTGATATAAAATTAATTGCTAATGGACAAGAAATAGATTATCAAGGCGGGGGTATGACCACAGATAATAAGGGAATTAGATTTCACAGTGAATATGATGCTTTGCCAGAGGATTTAGAATCTATTCAGTTATTTGTAAAAAGCTTTTCAGTAGATAAAGATGTCAATAAAAAAATAGAAATTAATGAGGACTTAAATAAGCAAGAGTTTGAAGTCTTAGGACAAAATATTGAATTAAATAAGATATACGAATTAGATGGAAGCACTTATATCACTATTACTACAAGTGATGATGTCATTCTTACAAAGGTAGGACTTATAGTAGATGGAGAAAGAGTAAGCCTTAAGGAGACTATTAATAGTAATATTGATAAGCTAAAGGATAGGGGAATTATGCATACTCGAACATTGCATTTTCCTAAAACAGGTAACAAATATCAACTGAGTATAGAGAAAATGACTTATACAGAGCCATATAATAAGACTATTGATATACCTCTAGATTAG
- a CDS encoding J domain-containing protein produces the protein MEIEQLKRKLRELKKAEKRIRFNYESSSTTKKYVWADYFSTKAFNELTVKYPLWKLIKLSKQELEEVFEEYFYSVYFQQCKENGLNFDDVYDVDILSVFGLSPGVTIDDIKKKFRELAKKYHPDHGGDSDKMVEIINAYHKLINKE, from the coding sequence ATGGAAATAGAGCAATTAAAACGTAAGCTGAGAGAGTTGAAGAAGGCTGAAAAGCGAATACGTTTTAATTATGAATCATCCTCGACTACAAAGAAGTATGTCTGGGCTGATTACTTTTCCACAAAAGCATTTAATGAATTAACAGTAAAGTATCCACTATGGAAACTCATTAAACTCAGTAAGCAAGAGCTGGAAGAAGTATTTGAGGAATACTTTTATAGTGTTTATTTTCAGCAATGTAAGGAAAACGGGTTGAATTTTGATGATGTCTATGATGTGGATATTCTATCAGTTTTTGGTTTAAGTCCAGGAGTAACTATTGATGATATAAAGAAGAAGTTTAGAGAACTTGCAAAAAAATATCATCCAGATCATGGCGGAGACAGTGATAAGATGGTTGAAATAATAAATGCATATCATAAGCTAATTAATAAGGAATAG
- a CDS encoding class 1 isoprenoid biosynthesis enzyme, which produces MEKKNGLANIIENLKLKYLSLWWKASTAFYFFEKEIKLTEKLRNERKIEDYRKRLFNELHKMPEEENKIKEWNNRIFSLIKDIEVGITGEEESYIDFFVEKGYSLITEEFIKEVRSFDTDMDVYDIFQAIRNVWIMNSIQVFFNMEVKLTPSIFSYSMLYPYSDNYLDDIEVTAKDKISFNNKFRRWLFGEEAEISNTNEEKVYQLVKKIEAEFPREIYNQVFESLLAIHKGQEKSLIQQRGESIPYERDIIGISFEKGGTSVLADGYLVKGELSAEEADFMFGYGVFLQIIDDLQDIEEDLSNGHMTILSQIAQKWPLDNLINKLLWFIEKTINNAKSFSSKDSMKLKKVIKKSCIIMIFEAISKNRKRFSKKYIKELEKYSILRFSYYKKLKRRFQKEFSSQDILHICTVLSKGYDSKKEEVI; this is translated from the coding sequence ATGGAAAAAAAGAATGGGCTTGCAAATATAATTGAGAATTTGAAACTTAAATATTTGTCTCTATGGTGGAAAGCTAGTACTGCTTTTTATTTCTTTGAGAAAGAAATTAAGCTTACAGAAAAGTTAAGAAATGAAAGAAAAATAGAGGATTATAGAAAAAGGCTTTTTAATGAACTTCACAAGATGCCAGAGGAAGAGAATAAAATCAAGGAATGGAATAATAGAATCTTTTCCTTGATAAAAGATATAGAAGTTGGAATTACTGGAGAAGAAGAGAGCTACATTGATTTTTTCGTGGAAAAAGGCTATTCATTAATTACTGAGGAGTTTATTAAAGAGGTTAGAAGCTTTGATACTGATATGGATGTTTATGATATATTTCAAGCTATTAGAAACGTATGGATTATGAATAGCATACAGGTATTTTTTAATATGGAAGTGAAATTGACACCCTCAATTTTTTCATATAGCATGCTATATCCCTATAGTGATAACTATTTAGATGATATAGAGGTAACAGCTAAAGATAAGATTAGTTTTAATAATAAATTTAGAAGATGGTTGTTTGGAGAAGAAGCGGAGATTTCAAATACAAATGAAGAGAAGGTATATCAGCTTGTTAAAAAAATTGAGGCAGAATTTCCTAGAGAGATATATAATCAGGTTTTTGAAAGCTTATTGGCTATCCATAAAGGTCAAGAGAAAAGCCTTATTCAGCAGAGAGGAGAAAGTATTCCCTATGAAAGAGATATAATCGGTATTAGTTTTGAAAAAGGAGGGACATCAGTATTAGCTGATGGCTATCTTGTAAAAGGAGAGCTATCGGCAGAGGAAGCAGATTTTATGTTTGGATATGGTGTATTTCTACAGATTATAGATGATCTTCAGGATATAGAGGAAGATTTAAGCAATGGACACATGACTATACTTTCACAGATTGCTCAGAAGTGGCCCTTAGACAATTTGATTAATAAATTACTATGGTTTATTGAAAAAACTATAAATAATGCCAAGTCTTTCTCATCAAAAGATTCTATGAAGCTAAAAAAAGTCATAAAAAAAAGCTGCATTATCATGATTTTTGAAGCAATATCTAAAAATAGAAAAAGATTTAGTAAGAAATATATTAAAGAGCTGGAAAAATACTCAATACTCAGATTTTCATATTACAAAAAATTAAAGAGACGATTTCAAAAGGAATTTTCATCACAGGATATTTTGCATATCTGCACTGTACTGAGTAAGGGATACGACTCTAAAAAAGAAGAGGTGATTTAG
- a CDS encoding metalloregulator ArsR/SmtB family transcription factor, with product MNNLINFFKILSDDTRLRILVLLYHKKLCVCQMCGIMEESQPKVSKHLGKLRDMGFVKDERQEQFVFYDLNLQDEALKEILKRIVDNKDNYPILEADIEKIKGVEKYLETCKG from the coding sequence TTGAATAATCTAATAAATTTCTTCAAAATACTTTCAGATGACACGAGATTAAGAATACTAGTTCTTTTGTATCACAAAAAACTTTGTGTCTGTCAGATGTGTGGCATAATGGAAGAATCACAGCCAAAGGTGTCTAAACATCTTGGAAAGCTTAGAGATATGGGATTTGTCAAGGATGAACGTCAAGAACAATTTGTATTTTATGACTTAAATCTTCAGGATGAAGCTTTAAAAGAAATATTGAAAAGGATTGTAGACAACAAAGATAATTATCCAATCTTGGAAGCTGATATAGAGAAAATTAAAGGTGTAGAGAAATATCTTGAAACATGTAAAGGCTAG
- a CDS encoding GNAT family N-acetyltransferase translates to MITYKRCTEVNEDIIFQAFKTGFSDYIIKIEISKEFFIKRFFGPEGNSLKHSVIALDGDMPVGLNLGGIKVYEGIKTLRCGALCIHPDYRGTEVGKQLFELHRVIALENSCKQMFLEVIVGNDRAINFYKKKGYEKVYGIAYYSHSNPSEIKAALPNSLRVEKVDMNILRTLGHEIQDIHINWQNDFDYISQIDGQVHYGVFKDEKLIGGLSIHPKGKISFLWINPEIRYHGIGQGIINYAVKELNIEKLAINFSNNASLFGFVKHLNFAKDAISQYEMYHIL, encoded by the coding sequence TTGATAACTTATAAAAGGTGTACAGAGGTAAATGAAGATATTATATTTCAGGCTTTTAAAACTGGATTTTCAGATTATATCATAAAGATTGAGATATCAAAGGAATTCTTTATTAAACGCTTTTTTGGACCAGAAGGAAATAGCTTAAAGCATTCTGTTATCGCTCTTGATGGAGATATGCCAGTAGGACTCAACTTAGGTGGAATCAAAGTATATGAAGGAATAAAAACACTTAGATGCGGGGCTCTTTGTATTCATCCAGACTATAGGGGTACTGAGGTTGGAAAACAGCTCTTTGAGCTTCATAGGGTGATAGCTTTAGAGAATAGCTGTAAACAGATGTTTTTAGAGGTTATAGTAGGCAATGACAGGGCAATTAATTTTTATAAGAAAAAGGGCTATGAAAAGGTATATGGTATAGCATACTACTCTCATAGTAACCCTTCAGAGATTAAAGCCGCTTTACCAAATAGTTTAAGAGTTGAGAAAGTAGATATGAATATTTTAAGAACCTTAGGTCATGAAATACAGGACATACATATAAATTGGCAGAATGACTTTGATTATATCAGTCAAATTGACGGTCAAGTGCACTATGGAGTATTTAAGGATGAGAAGCTAATAGGAGGACTAAGTATTCATCCTAAAGGAAAGATTAGTTTTTTGTGGATTAATCCAGAGATTCGCTATCATGGTATAGGTCAGGGTATTATAAATTATGCTGTAAAAGAGCTTAATATAGAGAAGCTGGCGATAAATTTTTCTAATAATGCGAGCCTTTTTGGTTTTGTAAAACATCTGAATTTTGCTAAGGATGCTATCTCACAGTATGAAATGTATCATATTCTATAG
- a CDS encoding GTP-binding protein, with product MINKTKLYLFTGFLGAGKTTFLTSILNELSDRKVGVIMNEFGKVGIDGAIIKKDDLELIEINRGSIFCSCLQLSFVSALIEMAERNMEYVFVESSGLADPSNIGEFLEVVEVAKGDVYEYSGAICVVDGVNFLEQIEDIETVERQLKFCNLVIISKVDLINKEILDKVIDKIKEINHKVEIQKATHGKLGYNILEKNLMENAWVGTEETTNSPENKPKTLTLTYDGEITKESLIQFLNIIKKDSYRIKGFFKLEDGWNQVDVVNRRIDFKHTDKEESSSQLVIISKIGPQIIKPIFNAWEEIVGREMKLR from the coding sequence ATGATAAATAAAACAAAGCTATATTTGTTTACAGGGTTTCTAGGAGCAGGAAAGACTACTTTTTTAACCAGTATACTTAATGAACTATCAGACAGAAAAGTAGGAGTTATAATGAATGAATTTGGAAAGGTCGGCATAGATGGAGCTATTATTAAAAAGGATGATTTAGAGCTTATAGAAATAAATAGAGGCTCAATATTTTGTTCATGCTTACAGCTTTCATTCGTATCTGCACTTATAGAAATGGCAGAGCGTAATATGGAATATGTTTTTGTTGAAAGCTCTGGATTAGCAGACCCATCAAATATAGGGGAGTTTCTAGAGGTTGTAGAGGTTGCAAAAGGAGATGTTTATGAGTATAGTGGAGCTATTTGTGTAGTAGATGGAGTAAATTTTCTTGAGCAAATTGAGGATATAGAAACAGTAGAAAGACAGCTTAAGTTCTGCAATCTTGTAATCATAAGTAAGGTAGATTTAATAAACAAGGAAATTTTAGATAAGGTTATAGATAAAATTAAAGAAATAAACCATAAGGTAGAGATTCAAAAAGCCACACATGGAAAATTAGGTTACAATATATTAGAAAAGAACCTTATGGAAAATGCTTGGGTAGGTACAGAAGAAACTACTAATTCACCTGAGAATAAGCCAAAAACTTTAACTTTGACGTATGATGGCGAAATAACTAAAGAAAGTCTTATTCAATTCTTAAATATTATTAAAAAAGATAGTTATAGAATTAAAGGCTTCTTTAAGCTTGAAGATGGATGGAATCAAGTTGATGTAGTCAATAGGAGAATAGATTTTAAACATACTGATAAGGAAGAGTCTAGCTCTCAATTAGTCATAATATCTAAAATAGGACCTCAAATAATTAAACCAATATTCAATGCTTGGGAAGAAATAGTAGGCAGAGAAATGAAACTAAGATAG
- a CDS encoding sigma-70 family RNA polymerase sigma factor, producing the protein MDTELLVKRAKQGDKDALVQLIMDKKQDYYKLAFIYMKNKDDSLDAMSDMIVIVHEKIHQLKKPEAFYSWSKTILVNCCKKLLKEKSKLISLEIVEEQGCESELKIKEDQIIVEEHLSKLNERHQEVIRLRYFLGLDYQTISDILKIPLGTVKSRISIGLKNLKESLGGDNYERN; encoded by the coding sequence GTGGACACAGAATTACTAGTGAAAAGAGCAAAACAGGGAGACAAGGACGCGCTAGTTCAGCTAATTATGGATAAAAAGCAGGACTATTATAAATTAGCTTTTATATATATGAAAAATAAGGATGACTCATTAGATGCAATGTCTGACATGATTGTAATTGTGCACGAAAAAATTCACCAGCTAAAAAAACCAGAGGCCTTTTATAGCTGGAGCAAAACTATTTTAGTAAATTGCTGTAAAAAGCTCTTAAAGGAAAAAAGTAAGCTGATTTCATTAGAAATTGTTGAGGAGCAAGGCTGTGAGAGTGAGTTGAAAATAAAGGAAGATCAAATTATAGTAGAGGAGCATTTGTCAAAATTGAATGAAAGGCATCAAGAGGTCATCAGACTTAGATATTTTCTAGGTTTAGATTATCAGACTATATCAGATATCCTGAAAATACCTCTTGGGACAGTAAAATCACGTATTTCTATAGGTCTCAAAAATTTAAAGGAAAGCCTTGGAGGTGATAATTATGAAAGAAATTGA
- a CDS encoding permease: MIFMHQIFTVLNDQLLKMKWLWELIRILVEKVFGLSINDRLGGSIHFFIYDTIKIFILLSVLIFAISYIQSYFPPERTKKILGGIKGVKGNILGALLGTVTPFCSCSSIPIFIGFTSAGLPLGVTFSFLISSPLVDLASFLLLVSFFGAKIAIAYVAVGLILAVVGGTIIDKLNMYEYIEDYVLGAKSVDTEITEISCGERISFSKDQVRDIIKKVWIYILIGVGIGAAIHNWIPQSVIENIIGNNNPFSVLLATIIGVPIYADIFGTIPIAEALVGKGVGIGTVLAFMMGVTTLSLPSMIMLSKVVKPKLLAIFIAVVTIGIIIIGYVFNAFSYVFV, from the coding sequence ATGATTTTTATGCATCAGATTTTTACAGTATTAAATGATCAATTGTTAAAAATGAAATGGCTCTGGGAGCTGATCCGTATACTTGTAGAAAAGGTATTTGGTTTGTCTATAAATGATAGGCTAGGCGGAAGCATACATTTTTTCATATATGACACAATTAAAATTTTTATACTATTATCAGTGCTAATTTTTGCTATATCGTATATTCAAAGCTATTTTCCACCAGAAAGAACGAAAAAAATTCTTGGTGGCATAAAAGGTGTAAAAGGAAATATACTAGGAGCGTTGTTAGGAACTGTAACTCCATTTTGCAGCTGTTCGAGCATACCTATTTTCATAGGATTTACATCAGCAGGACTCCCTTTAGGAGTTACATTCTCCTTTCTTATATCTTCTCCACTTGTTGATTTAGCTTCCTTTTTATTGTTAGTTTCATTTTTTGGCGCAAAGATTGCAATTGCTTATGTTGCTGTAGGGTTAATACTTGCAGTAGTAGGGGGAACTATCATTGATAAGCTAAATATGTATGAATATATTGAAGACTATGTATTGGGAGCAAAAAGCGTAGATACTGAAATTACGGAGATAAGCTGTGGAGAGCGAATATCATTTTCTAAAGATCAAGTTAGGGACATTATAAAAAAAGTGTGGATATATATATTAATCGGAGTAGGTATAGGAGCAGCTATTCATAACTGGATTCCTCAATCAGTAATAGAAAATATTATAGGTAATAACAATCCATTTTCTGTTCTACTAGCCACAATTATTGGAGTTCCAATTTATGCTGATATATTTGGCACTATTCCTATAGCAGAAGCATTAGTCGGGAAAGGTGTAGGAATAGGTACGGTCTTAGCTTTTATGATGGGAGTAACTACTCTTTCTCTCCCTTCTATGATTATGTTAAGTAAAGTAGTAAAACCCAAATTATTAGCAATATTCATAGCTGTAGTAACAATAGGGATTATCATTATTGGATATGTATTTAATGCATTCTCATATGTTTTTGTTTAA
- a CDS encoding thioredoxin family protein, which yields MIIRILGTGCSKCDKLEKNAKKAVKELGIDAIIEKVSDLKEMVAYGVMELPALVIDDEIKSKGKVLSSDEIKKYLR from the coding sequence ATGATAATTAGAATTTTAGGTACTGGATGCTCAAAATGCGATAAATTAGAGAAAAATGCAAAGAAAGCAGTAAAAGAATTAGGAATAGATGCTATTATTGAAAAGGTATCAGATCTTAAGGAAATGGTGGCTTATGGTGTTATGGAACTACCTGCTCTTGTAATTGATGACGAAATTAAGTCGAAGGGAAAGGTATTATCTTCAGATGAAATAAAAAAATACTTAAGATGA
- a CDS encoding GNAT family N-acetyltransferase — protein sequence MRIETERLYLRHFDMEKDLKAYADIMGENEVGKWLPKGEGHTIEETERFMNYILKHWEKYNYGIWAVVDKETDCLLGHCGLNFIRDLSETEVLYAFGRHARGKGYATEAAKASLKYAFEKLDFDHIIALAKPLNKASINVIEKLGLKFVKDMELFDMEVKYFNITREEYESIKK from the coding sequence ATGAGAATTGAAACAGAAAGACTATATTTACGTCATTTTGATATGGAAAAGGACTTGAAAGCCTATGCTGATATCATGGGAGAAAATGAAGTTGGAAAATGGCTCCCAAAAGGAGAGGGACATACAATAGAAGAGACAGAACGGTTTATGAATTATATATTGAAGCATTGGGAGAAATATAACTATGGCATATGGGCTGTTGTTGACAAGGAAACTGATTGTTTATTAGGCCATTGTGGGCTGAACTTCATAAGAGATCTTTCAGAAACAGAGGTTTTATATGCATTCGGCAGACATGCCAGAGGAAAAGGATATGCTACAGAAGCAGCAAAGGCATCTCTTAAGTATGCATTTGAGAAACTGGATTTTGATCATATAATAGCTCTTGCCAAGCCATTAAATAAAGCTTCAATTAATGTAATAGAGAAATTAGGACTTAAATTCGTAAAAGATATGGAGTTATTTGATATGGAGGTAAAATATTTTAATATTACCAGAGAGGAATATGAGAGCATTAAAAAATAA